The following are encoded together in the Buteo buteo chromosome 2, bButBut1.hap1.1, whole genome shotgun sequence genome:
- the MKX gene encoding homeobox protein Mohawk isoform X2: MQRRPIGLECARQSAPVLRARQSGGKVRHKRQALQDMARPLKQWLYKHRDNPYPTKTEKILLALGSQMTLVQVSNWFANARRRLKNTVRQPDLSWALRIKLYNKYVQGNAERLSVSSDDSCSEDGENPPRNHMNEGGYNKPVHHTVIKTESSVIKTGVRPETSANEDYVSPPKYKSSLLNRYLNDSLRHVMATNAAMMEKTRQRNHSGSFSSNEFEEELVSPSSSETEGNFVYRTETLENGPNKCESAANRKGNSKDETYWKEINAAMALTNLAQGKDKLQGTTSCIIQKSSHISEVKTVKVPLVQQF, translated from the exons ATGCAGAGGCGTCCGATTGGGCTGGAATGTGCCAGACAGAGCGCTCCTGTCCTGCG GGCGCGGCAGAGCGGCGGGAAGGTGCGGCACAAGCGGCAGGCGCTGCAGGACATGGCGCGGCCGCTCAAGCAGTGGCTCTACAAGCACCGCGACAACCCCTACCCCACCAAGACCGAGAAGATTCTGCTGGCCCTCGGCTCCCAGATGACCCTGGTGCAG GTGTCAAACTGGTTTGCCAATGCAAGACGTCGCCTGAAGAATACTGTCAGGCAACCAGATCTTAGCTGGGCTTTACGAATAAAACTGTATAACAAATATGTTCAAGGAAATGCTGAACGACTCAGCGTGAGCAGCGATGACTCATGCTCTGAAG atggaGAAAATCCTCCAAGAAACCATATGAATGAAGGGGGATATAACAAACCAGTTCATCACACTGTGATTAAAACTGAAAGTTCAGTAATAAAAACAGGAGTGAGACCAGAAACAAGTGCCAATGAGGATTACGTGTCACCCCCCAAATACAAAAGCAGCTTATTGAATCGTTACCTAAATGACTCATTGAGACATGTCATGGCTACTAATGCAGCTATGATGGAAAAAACAAGGCAAAGGAATCACTCTGGTTCATTTAGTTCCAATGAATTTGAGGAAGAATTGGTGTCTCCGTCATCATCAGAGACAGAAGGCAATTTTGTCTACCGGACAG aaactCTGGAGAATGGACCAAATAAGTGTGAAAG CGCAGctaacagaaaaggaaacagcaaagatGAAACATACTGGAAGGAGATCAACGCAGCTATGGCCCTAACGAACCTTGCCCAGGGGAAGGATAAACTGCAGGGTACTACCAGCTGCATCATTCAGAAATCATCACATATATCAGAAGTAAAGACTGTTAAAGTGCCATTAGTTCAGCAGTTTTAA
- the MKX gene encoding homeobox protein Mohawk isoform X3: MNTIVFSKLSGQVLFEEDAKERERSGRPYVGVVEGPHHAEVLLPDSPSIKESLSLRNRRTGARQSGGKVRHKRQALQDMARPLKQWLYKHRDNPYPTKTEKILLALGSQMTLVQVSNWFANARRRLKNTVRQPDLSWALRIKLYNKYVQGNAERLSVSSDDSCSEDGENPPRNHMNEGGYNKPVHHTVIKTESSVIKTGVRPETSANEDYVSPPKYKSSLLNRYLNDSLRHVMATNAAMMEKTRQRNHSGSFSSNEFEEELVSPSSSETEGNFVYRTETLENGPNKCES; this comes from the exons atGAACACCATCGTCTTCAGCAAGCTCAGCGGCCAGGTGCTTTTCGAGGAGGACGCCAAGGAGCGGGAGCGGAGCGGCCGGCCCTACGTGGGGGTGGTGGAGGGGCCGCACCACGCCGAGGTGCTGCTCCCCGACAGCCCGTCCATCAAGGAGAGCCTCAGCCTGCGCAACCGGCGGACGGG GGCGCGGCAGAGCGGCGGGAAGGTGCGGCACAAGCGGCAGGCGCTGCAGGACATGGCGCGGCCGCTCAAGCAGTGGCTCTACAAGCACCGCGACAACCCCTACCCCACCAAGACCGAGAAGATTCTGCTGGCCCTCGGCTCCCAGATGACCCTGGTGCAG GTGTCAAACTGGTTTGCCAATGCAAGACGTCGCCTGAAGAATACTGTCAGGCAACCAGATCTTAGCTGGGCTTTACGAATAAAACTGTATAACAAATATGTTCAAGGAAATGCTGAACGACTCAGCGTGAGCAGCGATGACTCATGCTCTGAAG atggaGAAAATCCTCCAAGAAACCATATGAATGAAGGGGGATATAACAAACCAGTTCATCACACTGTGATTAAAACTGAAAGTTCAGTAATAAAAACAGGAGTGAGACCAGAAACAAGTGCCAATGAGGATTACGTGTCACCCCCCAAATACAAAAGCAGCTTATTGAATCGTTACCTAAATGACTCATTGAGACATGTCATGGCTACTAATGCAGCTATGATGGAAAAAACAAGGCAAAGGAATCACTCTGGTTCATTTAGTTCCAATGAATTTGAGGAAGAATTGGTGTCTCCGTCATCATCAGAGACAGAAGGCAATTTTGTCTACCGGACAG aaactCTGGAGAATGGACCAAATAAGTGTGAAAG ctaa
- the MKX gene encoding homeobox protein Mohawk isoform X1, with amino-acid sequence MNTIVFSKLSGQVLFEEDAKERERSGRPYVGVVEGPHHAEVLLPDSPSIKESLSLRNRRTGARQSGGKVRHKRQALQDMARPLKQWLYKHRDNPYPTKTEKILLALGSQMTLVQVSNWFANARRRLKNTVRQPDLSWALRIKLYNKYVQGNAERLSVSSDDSCSEDGENPPRNHMNEGGYNKPVHHTVIKTESSVIKTGVRPETSANEDYVSPPKYKSSLLNRYLNDSLRHVMATNAAMMEKTRQRNHSGSFSSNEFEEELVSPSSSETEGNFVYRTETLENGPNKCESAANRKGNSKDETYWKEINAAMALTNLAQGKDKLQGTTSCIIQKSSHISEVKTVKVPLVQQF; translated from the exons atGAACACCATCGTCTTCAGCAAGCTCAGCGGCCAGGTGCTTTTCGAGGAGGACGCCAAGGAGCGGGAGCGGAGCGGCCGGCCCTACGTGGGGGTGGTGGAGGGGCCGCACCACGCCGAGGTGCTGCTCCCCGACAGCCCGTCCATCAAGGAGAGCCTCAGCCTGCGCAACCGGCGGACGGG GGCGCGGCAGAGCGGCGGGAAGGTGCGGCACAAGCGGCAGGCGCTGCAGGACATGGCGCGGCCGCTCAAGCAGTGGCTCTACAAGCACCGCGACAACCCCTACCCCACCAAGACCGAGAAGATTCTGCTGGCCCTCGGCTCCCAGATGACCCTGGTGCAG GTGTCAAACTGGTTTGCCAATGCAAGACGTCGCCTGAAGAATACTGTCAGGCAACCAGATCTTAGCTGGGCTTTACGAATAAAACTGTATAACAAATATGTTCAAGGAAATGCTGAACGACTCAGCGTGAGCAGCGATGACTCATGCTCTGAAG atggaGAAAATCCTCCAAGAAACCATATGAATGAAGGGGGATATAACAAACCAGTTCATCACACTGTGATTAAAACTGAAAGTTCAGTAATAAAAACAGGAGTGAGACCAGAAACAAGTGCCAATGAGGATTACGTGTCACCCCCCAAATACAAAAGCAGCTTATTGAATCGTTACCTAAATGACTCATTGAGACATGTCATGGCTACTAATGCAGCTATGATGGAAAAAACAAGGCAAAGGAATCACTCTGGTTCATTTAGTTCCAATGAATTTGAGGAAGAATTGGTGTCTCCGTCATCATCAGAGACAGAAGGCAATTTTGTCTACCGGACAG aaactCTGGAGAATGGACCAAATAAGTGTGAAAG CGCAGctaacagaaaaggaaacagcaaagatGAAACATACTGGAAGGAGATCAACGCAGCTATGGCCCTAACGAACCTTGCCCAGGGGAAGGATAAACTGCAGGGTACTACCAGCTGCATCATTCAGAAATCATCACATATATCAGAAGTAAAGACTGTTAAAGTGCCATTAGTTCAGCAGTTTTAA